The sequence below is a genomic window from Ovis canadensis isolate MfBH-ARS-UI-01 breed Bighorn chromosome 1, ARS-UI_OviCan_v2, whole genome shotgun sequence.
CCACAGCTCCTGGCTGGGCATACATGACAAAAAGGGTCCCATAAAAGAGGGACACAGCTGTCATGTGGGAGCCGCAGGTGGAGAAGAGCTTGTGCCTCCCTCCTCCTGAGTGCATCCTCAGGATGGTCACTGTGATGTAGCCATAGGAGGTGAGGACCACGAGGGTGGTGCCCACGATGATGAGGCCACACAGGCCAAACATGACCAGCTCACTGATGGTAGTGTCAGCACAGGCAAGCCTGAGTAATGGAGGGACATCACAGAAGAAGTGGTTGATGTGGTTGGAGCTGCAGAACGGGAGGCTGAATGTGAAGCTGGTCTGCAGGATGGAGTTGAGGCAGCCCCCGCAATAGCAGCCCAGCATCAGGCGGGCACAGACCGAGGGGCACATGGAGATGGGGTAGTGCAGGGGGCTGCAGATGGCCAcgaagcggtcataggccatcgcGGCCAAGAGGAACCCCTCagtggtgaggaacagggagaggaagaagaactGGGTGGCACAGCCCCCTAAGGTGATGACCTTGGAGGAGGACAGGAGGTCAGTGAGCGTCTTAGGGTAAATGACAGATGAGTAGCCCAAGTCCAGGAAGGAGAGGTTCTTGAGGAAGAAGTACATCGGGGAGTGCAGACGGGCATCCAGGGTGATGACCACCATCATGGTGAGGTTTCCCAGGACGGCCACCACGTACAGGGCCAGGAACAGAGCAAAGAGCAGGGCCTGGGTCTGCAGACCACCCTGAAATCCATCCAGCACGAACTCCTGCAGAGGCTTCACTGAGAGGCTTCCGTTTCTGTGGGGTGACATGGCCCTGAGCAAGAcacagggcagagggcaggcgggaggcagggagggggtgcAGGTCAATGTCACATGGTCGTCCTTCCTTGGAGATCAAGGACTTTCAGCACCTCGCTGCCCACTGATAAAGAGACTATCAGCTGCCCAGTTCTGCTTCCAGATGAATACAGACTGACCTGAAAAGAGAACATTTCCCCTTATCCATTAATGCATAAATGTGGAAGTTCCTCTCTCTCTGGGTGACTCTGAGCTGCTGTTATGGGGTGTGTAGTGGCTGCCAGGAGCTTTGGAGGCTGAAAACTTGAAGTGTGAGGAGTGTtgcagtctcctctgtctcttctcaaTAAATGCTTTCCATCTCCATAGGGATGTTCCTGAGCTGTGTAATGTCCACTCCTCACTCAAGTATCTACTCCTGCACTTTCCTGCCTTATTAATTCATTCACTGATTTTATGAATGTTTATTGAACACCTCATGCCAGCCTGGTGGTGTGTGGTTGATGATTGTCCCTCCAGGCCAGGCTGGGACCAGAGCAGGAACCAGCACCAACCAGGAAAATTTCTCTGTCT
It includes:
- the LOC138437058 gene encoding olfactory receptor 9S13-like; this translates as MSPHRNGSLSVKPLQEFVLDGFQGGLQTQALLFALFLALYVVAVLGNLTMMVVITLDARLHSPMYFFLKNLSFLDLGYSSVIYPKTLTDLLSSSKVITLGGCATQFFFLSLFLTTEGFLLAAMAYDRFVAICSPLHYPISMCPSVCARLMLGCYCGGCLNSILQTSFTFSLPFCSSNHINHFFCDVPPLLRLACADTTISELVMFGLCGLIIVGTTLVVLTSYGYITVTILRMHSGGGRHKLFSTCGSHMTAVSLFYGTLFVMYAQPGAVASMEQGKVVSIFYTLVIPMLNPLIYSLRNKDVKDALRRLGQRHTAT